One stretch of Lacrimispora sphenoides DNA includes these proteins:
- a CDS encoding 1-propanol dehydrogenase PduQ, whose product MEQFVMNTKVYMGSSCLDKLKDLPVTKAYIICDPFMAQSGKVNWITELLQEKGSSYEVFSEVVPDPTIEVVSKAIGGMKCFGPDAVIALGGGSAIDTAKASSHIYSQMGNERLYLIAVPTTSGTGSEVTNFSVISDPQAQAKYPLRSDSMVPDAAFLDPRFTVSVPPHITADTGMDVLTHALEAYVSTNAGDFTDACAEKAVRLVWNYLTRTVEEGSDMEARTHMHNASCLAGVAFNGASLGLCHSMAHALGARFHIPHGRSNAILLPHVISYNAGLEDAGEQKACGRYVAIANMLGIAAGTDKATVHGLVRHIKNLMNKIKIPQQITDLKIDKDEFEQAIREMAEKALADNCTLTNPRVPTVEEIETIYRKLCKGGY is encoded by the coding sequence GTGGAGCAATTTGTAATGAACACAAAAGTATATATGGGATCTTCCTGTCTGGATAAGTTAAAGGATCTTCCTGTAACAAAGGCTTATATTATCTGTGACCCCTTTATGGCCCAGTCCGGAAAGGTGAACTGGATTACAGAGCTTTTGCAGGAGAAGGGGAGCAGCTATGAAGTATTTTCTGAGGTAGTACCCGATCCGACCATTGAAGTCGTTTCAAAAGCCATAGGCGGAATGAAGTGTTTTGGTCCGGATGCAGTAATCGCCCTTGGCGGCGGCTCTGCCATTGATACGGCAAAGGCGTCTAGCCACATCTACAGTCAGATGGGAAATGAAAGACTGTACTTAATCGCGGTTCCAACAACCAGCGGCACCGGTAGTGAAGTAACTAATTTTTCTGTTATATCCGACCCACAGGCCCAGGCGAAATATCCGCTGCGTTCCGATAGTATGGTGCCGGATGCAGCATTTCTTGATCCCCGCTTTACGGTGTCGGTTCCGCCTCACATTACGGCAGATACGGGAATGGATGTGTTAACCCATGCCCTGGAAGCCTATGTTTCAACCAATGCAGGTGATTTTACTGATGCCTGCGCGGAAAAAGCGGTGAGACTGGTGTGGAACTACCTGACACGTACCGTAGAAGAAGGAAGCGACATGGAAGCCAGAACTCACATGCACAATGCTTCCTGTCTGGCTGGAGTTGCGTTTAACGGAGCTTCCTTAGGGCTTTGCCACAGCATGGCTCATGCCCTGGGAGCGCGCTTTCACATTCCGCACGGAAGAAGCAATGCGATCCTGCTTCCTCATGTCATCAGCTACAACGCCGGTCTGGAAGACGCTGGCGAACAGAAAGCCTGCGGCAGGTATGTGGCAATTGCCAATATGCTTGGAATCGCAGCCGGAACAGATAAGGCCACGGTACACGGCCTGGTGCGTCACATCAAAAATCTGATGAACAAGATCAAAATACCGCAGCAGATTACAGACTTAAAGATTGATAAAGACGAATTTGAGCAGGCCATACGGGAAATGGCGGAAAAAGCCCTGGCTGATAACTGCACATTGACCAACCCAAGGGTGCCTACGGTAGAAGAGATTGAAACCATCTATCGGAAACTGTGTAAGGGGGGCTATTAA
- the eutJ gene encoding ethanolamine utilization protein EutJ yields MSKEVITFDGCNELVSQFEAVVKQPVKGSSSVYYTGVDLGTACVVLAVLDENYKPVAGAYRYADVVRDGMVVDYIGAIRIVRELKEELEEKLGTELIYSAAAIPPGTDSLDGGAIKNVVQGAGFEITALLDEPTAANAVLKIKNGAVVDIGGGTTGISILKDGKVVYVADEPTGGTHFSLVVSGAYQMSFQEAEVYKRKEEHHKELLPVLKPVVEKVASIIKRHIEGHDVQEIYLVGGTCCLTGIEAIIEKQTGIRTRKPENPMFVTPLGIAFSCTQEELA; encoded by the coding sequence ATGTCAAAGGAAGTAATAACATTTGATGGCTGCAATGAGCTGGTGAGCCAGTTTGAAGCAGTTGTTAAGCAGCCCGTTAAGGGAAGCTCCTCTGTTTACTATACCGGAGTCGATCTGGGAACGGCGTGTGTGGTACTGGCTGTTTTAGATGAGAACTACAAACCTGTGGCAGGCGCTTACCGGTATGCGGATGTGGTCCGGGATGGAATGGTCGTGGATTACATCGGTGCGATCCGGATTGTTCGGGAGCTTAAGGAAGAACTGGAGGAAAAGCTGGGCACAGAATTGATTTATTCGGCTGCAGCCATTCCTCCGGGCACCGATTCCCTGGATGGCGGAGCGATTAAAAACGTGGTTCAGGGAGCTGGATTTGAAATAACGGCCCTTCTCGATGAGCCTACGGCGGCAAACGCAGTTTTAAAAATTAAGAATGGTGCAGTCGTGGATATCGGAGGCGGCACCACCGGAATCTCCATTTTAAAAGATGGAAAGGTGGTGTATGTAGCGGATGAACCAACAGGAGGAACTCATTTTTCCCTGGTGGTCTCCGGTGCTTATCAAATGTCCTTTCAGGAGGCAGAGGTTTATAAGAGGAAAGAAGAACACCATAAAGAACTGCTGCCGGTTTTAAAGCCGGTTGTGGAGAAGGTGGCTTCCATCATAAAACGCCATATTGAAGGACACGATGTTCAGGAAATCTACTTGGTAGGCGGAACCTGCTGCCTGACTGGGATTGAAGCAATCATTGAAAAACAGACGGGAATCAGGACGAGAAAGCCTGAGAACCCAATGTTTGTAACTCCTCTTGGAATCGCATTTTCCTGTACGCAGGAAGAGCTGGCATAA
- a CDS encoding BMC domain-containing protein has product MEYRIIKSPSQGTMDILNRRKGSGTSSPIGPVDAVGLVQGRIIEMVCAADVAEKAVGVTVEDIRGSCPQNMIMLAIFGDTASVEAAMDEIKQREKRGVEEW; this is encoded by the coding sequence ATGGAATACCGTATAATTAAATCACCGTCACAGGGAACCATGGATATCTTAAACCGCAGGAAGGGCTCCGGCACTTCCTCGCCCATAGGACCAGTGGATGCAGTGGGGCTGGTACAGGGCAGAATCATCGAAATGGTTTGCGCCGCAGATGTGGCAGAAAAAGCAGTAGGTGTTACGGTAGAAGACATCAGAGGAAGCTGCCCGCAGAACATGATCATGCTTGCGATTTTTGGAGATACGGCATCGGTAGAGGCAGCTATGGATGAAATTAAGCAAAGAGAGAAGAGAGGGGTGGAAGAATGGTAG
- a CDS encoding EutN/CcmL family microcompartment protein, with protein MVAARLIDNIWATRKAESLNGYKFMLAEIIGGTREGERLIVADIISAGIGDRVIISTGSSARRMLGSDEIPVDAVVIGIIDEDCQFI; from the coding sequence ATGGTAGCGGCCAGATTGATTGATAACATATGGGCCACCAGAAAAGCGGAGTCCTTAAATGGGTATAAATTTATGCTTGCCGAGATCATTGGAGGCACACGGGAAGGCGAGCGGCTGATTGTAGCAGATATCATCAGCGCGGGAATCGGTGACCGTGTGATCATTTCCACCGGCTCTTCTGCCAGGCGGATGCTGGGAAGCGATGAGATTCCAGTCGATGCCGTAGTAATTGGGATCATTGATGAAGATTGCCAATTTATATAG
- a CDS encoding cupin domain-containing protein produces the protein MKQLICAKDVEKLNAEGKKVFYVETGSIITPSAKDAADSFGIKFCDKPEEQTQAPAAFAAMDMDSEKIYMVLKTLMEKGFLNDILKPYESESHGNGLKVVRGSSVKMDVFDTGDPSVKAYYQELVSKEESHISAGFLVIDHSSFEWELTYEEIDYVIEGTLTVTIDGKTYTAKAGDVLFVPSGSKVIWGSPDKARVFYATYPANWADLV, from the coding sequence ATGAAGCAGTTGATTTGTGCAAAAGATGTAGAAAAGTTAAATGCTGAGGGAAAAAAGGTATTTTACGTGGAAACCGGAAGTATCATCACTCCGTCTGCTAAGGATGCAGCAGATTCATTCGGTATCAAATTCTGCGATAAGCCAGAAGAGCAGACACAGGCTCCGGCTGCTTTCGCAGCCATGGATATGGACAGCGAGAAAATTTATATGGTACTGAAGACTTTAATGGAAAAGGGTTTTTTAAATGATATTTTAAAACCCTACGAGTCTGAAAGCCATGGAAACGGTCTCAAAGTGGTTCGTGGAAGTTCTGTGAAAATGGATGTATTTGATACAGGAGATCCATCTGTCAAAGCTTACTACCAGGAGCTGGTAAGCAAAGAGGAATCCCATATCAGTGCAGGTTTCCTTGTGATCGACCATTCCAGCTTTGAATGGGAATTGACCTATGAAGAGATCGACTATGTAATCGAAGGAACCTTAACCGTTACCATTGACGGAAAGACCTATACGGCAAAAGCCGGAGATGTGCTCTTTGTACCGTCAGGCTCCAAGGTAATCTGGGGTTCCCCAGATAAAGCAAGAGTATTTTACGCAACGTATCCGGCAAACTGGGCTGATTTGGTTTAA
- a CDS encoding BMC domain-containing protein, with translation MQALGFIETKGVLVAIEAADAMLKAADVSLLEKTKVGGGLVAVTVTGDVAAVKAAVDAGAAAVERINDAALVTRHVIARPHDELTAVIGGGTPDEPEKEPVPETAEEPAAEVPEEIPAEEPVEESSNEPETVDTIKRETVDLWMKQDGLEETMKILEDMKVTELRTLAREYPEFSIAGREISKANKTLLLEEFGKYYGQND, from the coding sequence ATGCAGGCACTTGGCTTTATAGAAACAAAAGGCGTGCTGGTGGCTATTGAGGCGGCAGATGCCATGTTAAAGGCGGCAGACGTGTCTCTTCTGGAAAAGACCAAAGTCGGCGGAGGTCTCGTCGCTGTTACGGTGACCGGCGATGTGGCGGCAGTAAAGGCAGCGGTGGACGCCGGAGCAGCAGCGGTAGAACGCATAAACGATGCTGCTTTAGTAACACGCCATGTTATCGCCAGGCCTCATGATGAGCTGACGGCTGTAATCGGCGGAGGTACTCCTGACGAACCGGAAAAAGAACCAGTTCCGGAAACCGCAGAAGAACCAGCAGCTGAGGTACCTGAAGAGATACCGGCAGAAGAACCAGTCGAAGAATCTTCCAATGAACCGGAAACGGTGGATACCATAAAGCGGGAAACCGTGGACTTGTGGATGAAGCAGGACGGTCTGGAAGAGACCATGAAGATACTTGAAGATATGAAGGTAACAGAGCTTAGGACACTTGCCAGAGAATATCCGGAATTCAGTATAGCTGGACGAGAGATTTCAAAAGCAAATAAAACCCTGCTGCTGGAAGAATTCGGGAAGTATTATGGACAGAATGATTAA
- a CDS encoding acetaldehyde dehydrogenase (acetylating), whose protein sequence is MENFDFDLRSIQEARDLARCGEAAAKKIAGFTAEQIDTILKSMAKAGEEHALCLAEMAVEETGFGKVMDKAYKNHAASTLLYEEIKDMKTRGILAEDTVNKTIDVAEPVGLVMGIVPSTNPTSTVFFKSMIAIKSGNAIVFSPHPSAAKCTLKAAEVMRDAAIAAGAPEGIIGCVSMPSMGSTNELMKCKEVSVIIATGGPGMVKAAYSAGKPAIGVGAGNSPAYIEKTADVKQAVKTILASKTFDYGTICASEQSIICEESNHAEVVAELKSQGGYFMTKEETDKVCALLFKNGHNMNAKFVGRSPQVIAQAAGIQIPEGAKVLIGKQEGVGEGYPLSYEKLTTVLGFYTVKNWEEACGLSIRLLQNGIGHTMSIHTQDRDMVLKFAAKPASRILVNTGGSQGGTGISTGLPISFTLGCGTCGGSSVSENVSPKHLLNVKKVAFGIKDCSTIAADDPTFTWKDKTQDASFSPADFVASFDKKEDVASSACQGGNDDNEKLAALVKEIVLAMKGQ, encoded by the coding sequence ATGGAAAATTTTGATTTTGATTTACGTTCCATCCAGGAAGCAAGGGATTTAGCCAGATGCGGTGAAGCAGCCGCAAAAAAAATTGCCGGATTTACGGCAGAACAAATTGACACCATTCTTAAGAGTATGGCAAAGGCAGGAGAGGAACACGCTCTTTGCCTGGCAGAGATGGCTGTAGAAGAGACAGGCTTTGGAAAGGTCATGGACAAGGCATATAAGAACCATGCTGCTTCCACTCTTTTATATGAAGAAATAAAAGATATGAAGACAAGAGGAATCCTTGCAGAGGATACCGTGAATAAGACCATTGATGTGGCAGAACCGGTAGGACTTGTAATGGGTATCGTTCCATCTACAAATCCAACCTCAACTGTATTTTTTAAATCCATGATCGCCATTAAATCCGGAAACGCAATCGTATTTTCTCCCCATCCTTCTGCTGCAAAATGCACTCTGAAGGCTGCGGAGGTTATGAGGGACGCTGCAATTGCAGCAGGAGCACCGGAGGGAATCATCGGCTGTGTATCCATGCCTTCCATGGGGTCTACCAATGAACTGATGAAGTGTAAGGAAGTCTCCGTTATCATTGCAACCGGCGGCCCGGGTATGGTAAAAGCTGCATACAGCGCAGGAAAGCCAGCCATCGGCGTAGGTGCAGGAAACTCACCGGCTTACATAGAAAAGACGGCAGATGTGAAGCAGGCAGTAAAGACAATCCTTGCCAGCAAGACGTTTGACTATGGTACCATCTGTGCTTCCGAGCAGTCCATTATTTGTGAGGAGAGCAATCACGCAGAAGTTGTAGCAGAGTTAAAAAGCCAGGGCGGTTACTTTATGACAAAGGAAGAAACCGACAAAGTCTGTGCCCTGTTATTTAAAAACGGCCATAACATGAATGCCAAATTTGTTGGCCGTTCTCCTCAGGTGATTGCCCAGGCAGCCGGAATCCAGATTCCGGAAGGGGCCAAGGTCCTCATCGGAAAACAGGAAGGTGTCGGAGAGGGATATCCATTATCCTACGAAAAGCTGACAACTGTACTTGGTTTCTACACAGTAAAGAACTGGGAAGAGGCCTGCGGCTTAAGCATCCGCCTTTTACAGAACGGAATCGGACATACCATGAGCATTCATACCCAGGACAGGGATATGGTTCTTAAGTTCGCTGCAAAGCCTGCTTCCAGAATCCTTGTAAATACAGGCGGAAGCCAGGGTGGAACCGGAATCAGTACAGGCCTTCCGATTTCCTTTACATTAGGATGCGGAACCTGCGGAGGAAGCTCTGTTTCCGAAAACGTGAGCCCGAAACATCTCCTTAATGTGAAAAAGGTTGCTTTTGGTATTAAAGATTGCTCCACTATCGCAGCAGATGATCCAACCTTTACCTGGAAAGACAAAACCCAGGATGCTTCCTTTAGCCCTGCTGATTTCGTAGCTTCTTTTGATAAAAAAGAAGATGTGGCCTCTTCTGCCTGCCAGGGAGGAAACGATGACAATGAGAAGCTGGCAGCTCTTGTAAAAGAGATTGTACTTGCCATGAAAGGCCAGTAA
- a CDS encoding phosphate propanoyltransferase, producing MDKYEAVIKLLMEAVKAESGTDEFRIPVGVSNRHVHLSQEDLDALFGKGYELTKMKELSQPGQYACKETVTVCGPKGAIEKVRILGPVRKQTQVEVLAADCFKLGKKSEPKMSGELTGTPGITLVGPKGSVQTKEGLIIAQRHIHMTPQDALKFGVHDGQTVSIQTEGIRGGIFHHTAIRVTETSSLECHLDTEEANAMGLGSSSGVTIVK from the coding sequence ATGGATAAGTATGAAGCGGTAATCAAACTCTTAATGGAAGCCGTGAAAGCGGAATCCGGAACAGATGAGTTTCGAATACCAGTTGGCGTTTCCAACCGCCATGTACATTTGTCCCAGGAAGACTTGGATGCTCTTTTCGGTAAGGGATACGAACTGACCAAGATGAAGGAGTTATCCCAGCCGGGTCAGTATGCATGCAAGGAAACGGTTACCGTATGCGGCCCTAAGGGAGCCATTGAGAAGGTCCGTATATTAGGTCCGGTCAGAAAACAGACTCAGGTCGAGGTTCTGGCAGCAGACTGTTTTAAGCTTGGAAAGAAATCTGAGCCTAAAATGTCCGGTGAATTAACCGGAACGCCAGGGATCACCCTGGTGGGACCAAAGGGTTCCGTTCAAACAAAAGAGGGCTTAATCATCGCCCAGAGACACATTCATATGACTCCTCAGGATGCCTTGAAGTTCGGCGTTCATGACGGTCAGACAGTTAGTATTCAGACAGAGGGGATCCGCGGCGGTATTTTTCATCATACGGCAATCCGCGTAACCGAAACATCAAGCCTGGAATGCCATCTTGATACGGAAGAAGCAAATGCCATGGGACTTGGCAGCTCTTCTGGCGTAACCATTGTAAAATAA
- the eutM gene encoding ethanolamine utilization microcompartment protein EutM: protein MKYDALGMIETKGLIGSVEAADAMVKAANVTLIGKEFVGGGLVTVMVRGDVGAVKAATDAGAAAAQRVGELVSVHVIPRPHAEVETILPGTKEA, encoded by the coding sequence ATGAAATATGATGCATTAGGAATGATTGAAACAAAAGGTTTAATTGGATCCGTTGAAGCAGCAGATGCTATGGTCAAAGCAGCAAACGTTACCCTGATCGGTAAAGAATTTGTAGGCGGCGGTCTTGTTACTGTTATGGTAAGAGGCGATGTAGGTGCTGTTAAGGCAGCTACCGATGCAGGTGCAGCAGCAGCTCAGCGTGTTGGTGAGCTTGTATCTGTACATGTAATCCCACGTCCACATGCAGAAGTTGAAACAATTCTTCCAGGTACAAAAGAAGCATAA
- a CDS encoding AtpZ/AtpI family protein, protein MRHKKSVMRSFMMVTQLGISVMVPVFVCILAGYYIDRYAGTKLILLFMVLGFLAGGFNAYKLAKATLAMNEREEWVEDQKERVERQAEAGPKVHKPKQPSRVKGHDDEKLS, encoded by the coding sequence ATGCGACATAAAAAGAGCGTAATGAGAAGTTTCATGATGGTGACCCAACTGGGGATCAGTGTCATGGTACCTGTATTTGTATGTATTCTTGCCGGTTACTATATTGACCGGTATGCTGGGACAAAGCTGATATTATTATTTATGGTTCTGGGGTTTCTGGCTGGGGGATTCAATGCCTATAAGCTGGCAAAGGCTACACTGGCCATGAATGAAAGGGAGGAGTGGGTTGAGGATCAGAAGGAGCGCGTGGAGCGGCAAGCAGAGGCTGGACCCAAGGTGCATAAACCGAAGCAGCCAAGCCGCGTGAAAGGACATGATGATGAGAAACTTTCGTAG
- a CDS encoding ATP synthase subunit I — protein MGKETKNLMLEVSAGIVIFTAVAMLGALFMYPSRAVFAGLILGMVLALAMFLSMAMVLERSMKTEDPKAVQKQSIISSVLRYLLLIVILVAVIVRFSNWFNPVAVVIGVLGLKVGAFSQPIIHKIVANRTKGE, from the coding sequence ATGGGGAAGGAAACAAAGAATCTGATGCTTGAGGTTTCTGCCGGAATTGTTATTTTCACGGCAGTGGCTATGCTAGGTGCATTATTTATGTATCCAAGTCGTGCTGTTTTTGCAGGACTGATTTTGGGAATGGTGTTAGCTCTGGCCATGTTTTTATCCATGGCTATGGTGCTTGAACGTTCTATGAAGACGGAAGATCCAAAGGCTGTTCAGAAGCAGAGTATTATTAGTTCAGTCCTTCGCTATCTGCTGCTTATTGTCATACTGGTGGCAGTTATTGTCCGGTTTTCGAACTGGTTCAATCCGGTCGCAGTAGTAATCGGAGTCCTCGGACTCAAGGTTGGAGCATTTTCTCAGCCTATTATCCACAAGATCGTGGCCAACAGGACAAAGGGAGAGTAA
- the atpB gene encoding F0F1 ATP synthase subunit A has translation MVVASANNVDFMIKGVTKFQAFGQELWVTTTEIGLSIVTIVILIIAVIANRNMKRATEVPGTFQNIVEFVVEALDNMVNGTMGHNAKKFVNYIGTIFIFILFCNIGGLFGLRTPTGDFGVTFMLGLFTFGIVQYQGIKNHGIGHFTSLFQPFPVLFPINVIGEITNPLSQALRLFGNMMSGVVIMGLWYGMMPIFVKIGIPSFLHVYCDVFSGCIQTYVFCMLTMVYVNDKMD, from the coding sequence ATGGTCGTTGCGAGTGCCAATAATGTAGACTTTATGATCAAAGGCGTTACAAAGTTTCAGGCGTTTGGTCAGGAACTTTGGGTTACAACCACGGAAATAGGCCTTAGCATCGTGACAATCGTAATCCTGATTATCGCAGTGATTGCCAACCGAAATATGAAACGGGCAACAGAAGTACCCGGCACCTTCCAGAATATTGTGGAGTTTGTCGTAGAGGCGCTTGATAACATGGTAAACGGTACTATGGGTCATAACGCAAAAAAATTTGTTAATTATATTGGAACAATATTTATTTTCATATTGTTCTGCAATATTGGCGGCTTATTTGGTCTTAGGACGCCAACCGGAGATTTCGGTGTGACATTTATGCTTGGTTTGTTTACCTTCGGCATAGTGCAATACCAGGGTATTAAGAATCACGGGATCGGTCATTTTACAAGTTTATTTCAGCCGTTTCCGGTTTTGTTCCCGATTAACGTAATCGGTGAGATTACAAACCCATTATCCCAGGCGCTTCGTTTGTTCGGCAATATGATGTCAGGCGTAGTTATTATGGGATTGTGGTATGGGATGATGCCTATCTTTGTAAAGATCGGTATCCCATCGTTTTTACATGTATATTGTGATGTATTCTCAGGCTGTATCCAGACATATGTTTTCTGTATGCTGACTATGGTATATGTCAATGATAAGATGGATTAA
- the atpE gene encoding ATP synthase F0 subunit C, translating to MNGFSGQDFILGCSAIGAGLAMIAGIGPGIGQGIAAGHAAAAVGRNPGAKSDITSTMLLGQAVAETTGLYGFAVAAILMFLKPFS from the coding sequence ATGAACGGATTTTCAGGACAGGATTTTATCTTAGGCTGCTCAGCAATCGGTGCAGGTCTTGCGATGATCGCAGGTATTGGACCTGGTATTGGACAGGGTATCGCAGCAGGCCATGCTGCAGCTGCAGTAGGACGCAATCCGGGCGCAAAGTCTGATATAACATCTACCATGCTTTTAGGACAGGCCGTTGCCGAGACAACAGGTCTTTATGGTTTCGCTGTTGCTGCTATCCTCATGTTCTTAAAGCCATTCAGCTAA
- the atpF gene encoding F0F1 ATP synthase subunit B, whose product MDRLLGFDPQLLFDSFVTGINIFILFFALSYMLFNPVREVLEKRRQRIAGELKNAADDKEAARAMKEEYEARLLEVKKEAEGILEDARKRAKQREAEIITEAREEADRIVTRGSREVELERKKALDDMKDQIISIASVMAGKVVAASIDTTVQDALIDETLKEMGESTWQS is encoded by the coding sequence TTGGATCGATTATTGGGATTTGACCCACAGCTGCTTTTCGATTCGTTTGTAACAGGCATCAATATATTCATCCTGTTTTTTGCGTTATCCTATATGCTGTTCAATCCGGTACGGGAAGTGCTGGAAAAAAGAAGACAGAGGATTGCGGGAGAATTAAAGAACGCTGCCGACGATAAGGAAGCAGCGCGGGCAATGAAGGAAGAATATGAAGCCAGACTTCTTGAAGTTAAGAAAGAGGCAGAAGGAATCTTAGAGGATGCCAGAAAAAGAGCGAAACAGCGTGAGGCAGAGATTATTACAGAAGCCAGGGAAGAAGCGGACCGCATTGTTACGCGGGGCAGCCGTGAGGTGGAACTGGAGAGAAAGAAAGCACTTGATGATATGAAGGATCAGATCATATCCATCGCTTCTGTTATGGCCGGCAAGGTCGTAGCTGCTTCCATTGACACTACGGTGCAGGATGCCCTGATTGACGAGACTTTGAAAGAGATGGGTGAAAGCACATGGCAAAGCTAG
- the atpH gene encoding ATP synthase F1 subunit delta yields the protein MAKLVSKVYGDALFEEALNKQEVDALFEEVKSLQVIWHENQSLAELLNNPKIVKEDKIGIIKNIFGGRVSDDLMGFLAVIVDKGRQKEIPAICEYFINAVKEYKKIGVAHVASAVELNEGQKARLVEKLLNTTQYVDYEMDYQVDPSIIGGMVIRIGDRVVDSSIKTQIYELRRSLLKLQLT from the coding sequence ATGGCAAAGCTAGTATCAAAGGTATACGGCGATGCATTGTTTGAGGAAGCTCTTAATAAGCAGGAAGTGGACGCTTTGTTTGAGGAAGTGAAGAGCCTGCAGGTGATCTGGCACGAGAATCAGTCATTGGCGGAGCTTCTTAATAATCCGAAGATTGTAAAGGAAGATAAAATCGGCATTATTAAGAATATTTTCGGCGGACGCGTATCGGATGACCTGATGGGTTTTCTGGCAGTCATTGTCGACAAAGGCAGGCAGAAGGAGATTCCGGCAATCTGTGAATACTTCATTAACGCTGTCAAGGAATATAAGAAGATCGGCGTGGCCCATGTGGCCAGCGCTGTTGAATTAAATGAAGGGCAGAAGGCCCGGCTGGTAGAAAAGCTGTTAAATACAACTCAGTACGTAGATTATGAGATGGATTATCAGGTTGACCCGTCAATCATTGGCGGTATGGTAATCAGGATCGGAGACCGGGTGGTGGATTCCAGCATTAAAACGCAGATTTACGAACTGCGCCGCAGCCTGTTAAAGCTGCAATTGACCTGA